The Cryobacterium roopkundense sequence CGAGTGGATGATCCAGGACCTCGATTCGACCAACGGCACGTTCCTGGCCGGCAAGCGCGTTGCTGTGCCCACCCCCGTGCCGCTCGGCACCACCGTGAAAATCGGCGCGACCAGCTTCGAGCTTCGGCGGTAGCTTCAATGGCCACAGTGATTCACAGCGCAGCCGCGTCCCATGTGGGCAAGGTTCGCACCAACAACCAGGACTCCGGGTATTCCGGACACAACCTGTTTGTTGTCGCCGACGGTATGGGAGGCCACGCCGGCGGAGATGTGGCCTCCTCCATCGCGGTCAAACGCATCATCGAAGCGGACACCGAGTATTCCTCCGCGGCCGACGCGGAATTCGCCCTCCAGGCCGCCCTCATCGGCGCCAATGCTCAGCTTGCCGAGACGGTCTTTGAGCACGCAGAACTCACCGGCATGGGCACGACCGTCAGCGCGCTGGTTGTTCTCGACAACGAGGTCGCGATCGCGCACATCGGCGATTCACGCATCTACCTGCTTCGTGACGACGAGCTCTCCCAGATCACCATCGACCACACCTTCGTGCAGCGCCTCGTCGACAGCGGGCGCATTACCGAGCAGGAAGCCATGGTGCATCCGCGCCGCTCCGTGCTCATGCGCGTGCTGGGTGACGTGGACTCCTCCCCCGAGATCGACACGTCGATCCTCGCGACCCTGCCCGGAGACCGCTGGCTGATCTGCTCCGACGGCCTCACCGGAGTCGTGTCGCACTCGGCCATGGCCAACGCCCTGTCGAGCGGTCTGACCGCCCAGGATGTCGCGGACCGGCTGGTGAAGGAAAGCCTCGACGGAGGAGCACCCGACAACGTCACCGTCGTGATCGTCGACGTCGGTGACGCCGCCGAGCGCGACGACACCCCCACCGTGGTCGGTTCCGCGGCAGCTCCGCTCGCGTTCGGTGAAGAACCCGTGCGCAATCGTCCACTGCGCATCCCCGCGCTGCGGCTGCACCCCGTGCGTGAAACCCACTTCGAACCTGACTCGCAGGATTACCTGTCGGAGCTCATTGAGGAAGACGCCCGGCGCGCCCGGCGCCGCAAGATCACCTGGCTCGTGGCCGTGATACTGCTCGTGCTCGCCATCGCGAGTGCCACATTCCTGGGCTACCGGTGGACGCAGACGCGCTATTTCGTGGGCGTCGAAGGCAGTACCGTGGCGATCTACCAAGGCGTGCAGCAGGACATCGGCCCGATCCAGCTGTCGAGTGTTTACGAGGATACCAATCTGGAGCTGTCCAGCCTGCGCGTCTACGATCGCCAGCAAGTAGAAAAGACCATCAGCGCCGCATCCCTCGCGGAGGCACAACTCATTATCGAACGGTTACACAATGCCAGCCAGTAGCCGGGTCCAGGCACCAACCGCGCGCCCAGGGTCGAAGCCCGATAAGGTGCGCCGCTTGCACCTGCCCCAGAAGATGCGCAACCTCGAGCTGTTCCTGGTTCTCATCGCCTGCTCCATCAACGCGGGCGCCGTCGTTCTCGTGCAGCTCGGCGCGCTCGGACAGATCGACACCACGCTCGTGCTGCTCGGTGCCAGCCTCTCCATCCTTGTTCTCACCCTGCACGTGGTGATGCGCTTCGTCGCCCGCGACGCGGATCCGTTCATCCTGCCCATCGCGACCCTGCTCAACGGGCTCGGCATCGCCATGATCTACCGCATCGACATCGCCGACGGCGCCGCGGGCTGGAGCAGCGCGGCCGTGCGGCAGACCGCGTGGAGCGCCCTGGCCATCGCCTGCGCAATCGTCGTCATCCTCGTGATCCGCAATCACCGAATTCTATTCCGCTACACGTATATAGCCGGTTTCGTGGCCGTTATCCTGCTTCTGCTCCCCCTCGCACCTGGTCTCGGCCGCGAAGTCAGCGGAGCCAGAGTCTGGATCGGCATCGGAGAGTTCGCCACATTCCAGCCTGGTGAAATCGCCAAGATCGCTCTCGCCATCTTCTTCGCCGGCTACCTCGTGCGTAATCGCGATAGCCTCTCCATGGTCGGCAAGCGGTTCATGGGTATGCATTTTCCCCGGTTGCGCGACCTCGGCCCCATCCTGGTGGTCTGGGCCCTCTCCATGTCGGTCATCATCTTCCAGCGCGACCTCGGCACCGCTCTGCTCTACTTCGGCCTGTTCCTCGTGATGCTCTATCTCGCCACCGGTCGCCTCAGCTGGGTAGTCCTCGGCATGGCCCTCTTCCTTGGCGGGGCCATCCTCGCGAGCCAGACACTCACCTACGTGAATGGTCGCTTCACCAACTGGCTCGACGCCATGAACCCGGATGTCTATAACGCGCAGGGCGGGAGCTTCCAGCTCGTGCAGGGCCTCTTCGGGCTGGCCAAGGGCGGACTGCTCGGAACCGGCCTCGGTCAGGGTCGGCCTGACCTCACCCCGGTTCCCCAGAGTGACTACATAATCGCGAGCCTCGGCGAAGAGCTCGGCCTCGCCGGTGTCTTCGCCATCCTCGCCCTCTACCTGCTGTTCGTGGCTCGCGGCTTCCGCATCGGCTTTGCGGGCCAGGACGACTTCGGCAAGCTGCTTGCCGTCGGCCTGTCCTTCGTCGTAGCCCTGCAGTGCTTCATCGTGATCGGCGGTGTCACCCGAGTCATCCCGCTGACCGGCCTCACCACTCCGTTCCTTGCCGCCGGCGGCTCCTCGCTCGTGGCCAACTGGATCATCGCGGCTCTCCTGCTGCGCCTCTCCGACACTGTCCGTAATCAACCCAGGCTGGTGATCTAATGAATCGCGAACTCAAGCGAGTGAGCGTCGTTGTGATGCTCATGTTCGTCGCCCTCCTCTCTTCCACGTCGATCGTGCAGGCCTTCCAGTCCGACAATTTGTCAGCGGATGCCCGCAATACCCGTACTCTCCTCGACAGCTACTCCGTGGAGCGTGGCGCAATCCTGGTGAATGGCGACCCGATCGCTCAGTCAATGCCGGCCGACGACGACTACAAGTTTCTCCGCACCTACAGCAATGGTCCTTTGTACGCACCGATCACCGGGTTCATTCCCATTAACGGCGCGCCGACGGGGCTCGAACATGCCCTGAACGGTGAACTCACCGGCACCTCGAATGCCCAGTTCTTCGACAAAATCAGCGCCATCGTCACCGGCGTCGATCCCAAGGGCGCCGCCGTGGAAACCACCATCGACCCCGTCGCCCAGCAGGCAGCATGGGACGCCCTCGGCGACAAGACCGGCTCCGTCGTTGTTCTCGAACCCAAGACTGGTCGCGTGCTCGCCATGGTTTCCAAGCCCAGTTTTGATCCCAACCTACTGACCGTGCACAACAACACCGACGTGACCAACAGCTACCAGGCCCTGCTTGCCGACGCGGGCGACCCGCTGATCAACCGCGCCGTCAACAGCCTGAATCCCCCCGGCTCCGTCTTTAAAATCGTGGTCGTGGCAGCCGCGCTCGAGTCGGGCAAGTTCACACCGGACAGCGAATTTCCCAATCCGACCAGTTTTCAGCTGCCCGGTTCCAGCTCCCTGGTCACCAACTCCGGCGGCGGCACGTGCGGCGGCGGCGACACCGTCACGATCGCGACCGCGCTGCGCCTTTCCTGCAACATCCCGATGGCGGAACTGGGCCTCCAACTCGGCGACGATGCCATTCGCGCCCAGGCAGAGAAGTTCGGCTTCAACGAATCCTCCTCCATTCCCCTCGACGTGACCCAAAGCAAGTACCCGGCAGTGCTCGATGACGCCCAGACCGCGCTCTCGGCCTTCGGCCAGACGGATGTTCGGGCGACGCCCCTGCAGATGGCCGTTGTTTCGGCCGCAATCGCCAACGAAGGAGTCGCCATGAAACCCAATCTGGTGGACGAGATCTTGGCCCCCGACCTGAGCCCCCTCCAGACCTTCGAACCCGAGGTCCTGCGACGGGTGATGAGCGTCGAAACAGCCGCCACACTCAGCACCATGATGGTGAACGGCGTCCAGGACGGTGCCGCAAGCAATGCAAGAATAGACGGGGTCAAAGTGGCGGGGAAAACCGGTACTGCGGAGAACGGATCTACGGAGCCGTACACACTGTGGTTTACCGGATTCGCTCCGGCAGATGACCCGCAATACGCCATCACCGTGCTGGTTGAAGACGGTGGCGGAATGGGTCAAACGGGGTTCGGCAATCTTCTTGCCGCACCGGTCGCACAACAGGTACTAGAGGCGGTGCTTAACAAATGAGACCCACATCAGGGCTCACCTTCGGCGGTCGTTACGAGCTGCAGTCGCGCATCGCCATCGGCGGTATGGGCGAGGTATGGAAGTCGACCGACCTCGTGATCGGCCGGACCGTCGCCATCAAGATCTTGAAAGACGAGTATCTCGGCGACCCGGGTTTCCTTGAGCGTTTCCGCGCCGAGGCGCGGCACGCCGCCCTCGTGAATCATGAGGGAATCGCCAACGTCTTCGACTACGGCGAGGAAGACGGCAGCGCCTTCCTCGTGATGGAACTTGTTCCCGGTGAGGCTCTGTCCACCATCCTCGAGCGTGAGCATGTGCTGCCCACCGACAAGGTGCTCGACATCGTGGCCCAGACCTCCCTGGCACTGCACGCTGCCCACGCGGCCGGTCTCGTTCACCGTGATATCAAGCCGGGCAACCTGCTGATCACGCCAGAGGGCCGGGTCAAGATCACCGACTTCGGTATCGCCCGCATCGCCGACCAGGTGCCGCTTACGGCAACCGGGCAGGTGATGGGCACCGTGCAGTATCTTTCGCCCGAACAGGCGAGCGGTCACCCCGCCTCCCCCACGACCGACATCTACTCCATCGGAATCGTCGCCTACGAGTCGCTCGCCGGCCGCCGGCCGTTCACGGGCGAGTCCCAGGTGGCCATTGCGATGGCCCAGATCAACGAGACAGCGCCGGAACTTCCGGCAACGGTCTCCGAGCCCGTACGCAACCTGGTCTTTGCGTGCCTCGCGAAGAACCCAGCCGAGCGTCCGGCATCCGCTGCACACCTCGCGCGCGCCGCATCCGCTCTGCGTCGTGGAGATGTCGCCGCCGCCGCCGTGGCCGTTCCCGGTGTTCTCGGCGGGGAGTCGCTCACCGCGGCGACCATGCTGATGCCCGGCGGCAACGACCAGGCCACGACCATGATGCCCGCGTCTGCCGCAGGCACCCGATCTGACGCCGTCGCGGCCGATGCGAAAACGAAGAAGAAGGGCCCCTGGTCGTGGTCGCTGATCACGCTCATCATCGTGCTCGCGCTTGTGCTCGCCGGCGCCATCTTCGCCTTGGTCTCCCAGAACAACGACACACCGGCACCGACGGAGACATCAAGTTCACCCTCGCCGTCGGCGACACCGTCGCGAACACCCACGCCGGAACCCACCCCGACGCCCACCCCGACCAGCAACACCATGCAGGTCAACCTCGCCGACTTTGTCGGCCTCACGAGCGAAGAGGCCAGGACCAAACTAGATGGCATGGGCTTCGTCGCCAACGTGGAAGACGGCAACGCGTCGACGTCGGCCGAGCAGGTTGTGGGAACCGTGTACTCGGTCAACCCCACCGGACCCGTGCGCAAGGGTGAGACGATCGACGTGAAGGTTTACTCGGCCGCCGCAGCACCAGCCACGCCGTCCACCGCTCCGACGCAGGGAACACCTGCGGCGGGGACAGCCGTGGCCCCGGCCGGCACAGTGACGTTCAGCTGGCCTGCTCAGTCCTGCCCCAGCGGGCAGACGCTCGCTGGCTATGAGGTTGAAGCCACCAACGGGGCGACTGTCTCGAGCGCCAATCCGTCGGAGGAAACGACTGCGACGTTCGTTGCGGGAACCGAGAACTTCTACGTGTCCTACAGCTATTTCTGTGGTCAGGTTCAGTCCGCGTCTTCCCCCCAGTCCGCGAAGGTTCTGGTGACCGGGGCCACCAACTAGCGAGCACACAGCTTCGGACCCGGTAAAATAATGACCGTTGTGTCCACGAGCCCCGGGGAGTTCTGTTTTGAGTGATGACGGTCGTTTGCTAGCTGGTCGCTATCGCGTCGGTGCTCTCATTGGCCGCGGCGGTATGTCCGACGTACACATCGGCACCGATTCGCGCCTCGGGCGCACTGTGGCCATCAAGCTGCTGAAGTCCTCGCTCGCGGCGGATCCGGCCTTCCGCACCCGCTTTCGCCAGGAGGCGCAGGCCGCGGCCCGCATGGCCCACCCGACAATCGTGCGGGTGTTCGACGCCGGCGAAGAAACCGTCACGGACGACAACGGAACCGTGTCGCAGGTGCCGTTCATCGTGATGGAACACGTTGACGGCCGTCTGCTCAAGGACATCATCCGTGAGGGGCCGATCGACTCGGTCGAGTCCGTGCGCATCATCACGGGTGTTTTGACGGCCCTCGAGTACTCGCACCGAGCCGGTGTCGTGCACCGCGACATCAAGCCCGGCAACATCATGATCACCAAGTCCGGCCAGGTCAAGGTGATGGATTTCGGTATCGCCCGCGCCATCTCGGATTCGTCCACAACCGTGGCGCAGACCACAGCGATCCTCGGCACGGCCTCCTATTTCTCGCCCGAGCAGGCCAAGGGCGAGTCTGTCGACGCCCGCACCGACCTCTACTCCACCGGCGTTGTTCTCTTCGAGATGCTCACCGGGCGTCCGCCTTTCCGGGGCGACACTCCCGTAGCCGTGGCCTACCAGCACGTGAGTGAGACGCCGGTCAAGCCGTCGTCGATCAATCCCAAGGTCTCCCCTGCCCTCGACTACGTCGTGGCGCACGCCCTCGCCAAGGACCGTTTCTCTCGCTACCAGAGTGCAGTCGAGTTCCGTAACGACGTAGACACGGCCGGTGAAGGTCACATCCCCACAGACCGGTCCTCTGACGAGGCCGGCGGCGGGCTCTTCGGCTCGGCCCCCACCCTCGAGTCCGGCTCGGTGCTCGCCATCAAGCAGCTCAGCGAAGACCAAACCATGGTGCGAACGCAGCGCCGCCCACCCGTGATCTGGGTGTGGGCCGGCATCGTCGCCGTGGTCGTCATTGTGGTGTCGGTGATGTTCTGGGTCTACACGCTCACACCGTCCACGGAGATTCCCGACAACTCACGCCGCATTCCGGTGCTCACGGGCCAAACCTACGACCAGGCACAGAACACCCTCCTCGACCTCGACCTCGCGGCCACCAAGGCCGAGGAGACCAGTGCCACCGTGCCGGCGGACGAGGTCATTCGCACCGTGCCCCCGGCGGGAACAGTTGTGCAACCGGCCGAAGTCATCAAGGTGTACGTCTCCACGGGCGCTGTGCCGGTCGCTGTGCCCGACGTGGTCAACCTGTCGATAGCGGATGCCCAGGCTGCCATAGAGGCCGCAGGACTCGTCTCAGGGTCGGTCACCCGGGAGAACTCACCCACCGTGGCCGCCGATGTGGTGATGAGCACGGACCCGGAGGCCCAGGCCGCCGAGGTGGCCGGCGTCACCGTGAACTACATTGTCTCGAGCGGACTCGTGACCCTGAGCGACATGACGGGCCAGTCGCTGAGCGCTGCGACCGACCTCGTCGGCGGCGAGACACTGCGCCTCGTGGCCACGCCGGACCCCGACTACACCTGCGAGCAGGCGCCCGGTTCTCCTGTGACGAACCAGTCACTGGCGCCCGGAGACGTGCCCCAGAACACCGAGATCAGCCTCACCTACTGCGCTGGCTAACCCGCCGCCCCCGCCCGGCTCGCGGTGCCCGGGTCAGGTGAGGCGCAGTAGCGGGTGCAGGCCCTTCGCTTTCTCACGCGCCGCAGGCAGACCGGCGAGAGCCAGCCAGTTGCCCACCATGCGATAGCCCCCCTCGGTGAGCACGGACTCCGGGTGGAACTGCACGCCGAGGATGGGCGCCGACTCGTGCCGCAACCCCATGATCACGCCGCCTTCGGTTCGCGACGTCACCACGAGCTCCTTGGGTACCGTCGAATCGACCACGGCAAGAGAGTGGTACCTCGTCGCCGTGAACGGCTGCGGCACCCCCTCGTAAAAGTCGCTCTCGTCGTGGGTGATCCGGCTGGTCTTGCCGTGCATGAGTTCCTCGGCGTTGGTGACCGTGGCACCGAAGGCCTCGGCGATCGCCTGATGCCCCAGGCACACTCCGAACAGCGGTACGCCAGACTCGAGGGCGGCGCGCACCATGGCGACCGACACCCCGGCATCCGCCGGCTTGCCCGGTCCTGGCGAGAGCAGGACGCCATCGTAGCCGGCGAGCTGCTCCGCGGCCTCGCTCGGCGCGAAGGCGTCATTGCGCATGACCACGGTCTCGGCCCCGAGCTCCATCAGGTACCCATTGAGGGTGTAGACGAAACTGTCGTAGTTGTCGATGACAAGGATGCGGGCCATTAGCCACCCACCGTCGCTTCCTGGTTGTTGACGAATTGGTCGATCCAGGGGAAGACCCACGTGGAGAGCGCGAACAGAACTGCCGCGAGCAGGATCAGCACGAGAAGGAGCCGAACCCACACGGGTCCGGGAAGGATACGCCAGAGCGCTGCGTACAAGAGAGCCTCCTAGCCCTGCGCCTGGGCGGCGATGATGGGAGCGAGTTCGGCCGGCGCTCCTGCGGATGTCGGCTGCCACGATTCGTAGACGCCGTAGGCAATGATGCGCTCCGCTGTGGAAAACAGGGGGTTGCAGCTCGTCAGGGTGATGATGCGATCCACGGGGGCGACTCCGGGTTGGTTCGGCACAGGGGCGAGCACGCCGACGGCCGACGGCGGTACGTACTCGAGGTCGCGGAACCTGTAGGTGTAGTACCCGTCTGCTGTCTGCACGTAGATAGCGTCACCGAGCTGCAGCTCGTTGATCAGGTGCATCCCTCCCCCGTAGGCGCTGCGGTGCGCGGCCACGGCGAAGTTGCCCACCTCGCCGGGCATCTGGGTATCCGGGTAGTGGCCAATGCCGAGCGTCGTGCTGTTGAGCACGTTGTGGCCGGTGCCCTGCGCGACGGTGCGGTGGTAGTCGGCGCCGTAGCGCGGCACGTAGAGAACGGCGAAGGCCTGGGCGTCTCCCGGAGCGGCACTGACGATCGGGTCGCCATAGTCGACGGGCCCCGTTTGGTCTGCTGGCGGCGGCGTGGCATCGTCCTGGCTGTGCTGCTGAGCCTCGTCGATCCAGTTCTGGCTGATCTCCGCGGCGGCATTGGACTGCTCGTTCGCCATGAGCATGTCGTTCCACCACAGCTGCCACCCGATGAAGAGCATCACAAGAACGCCGGCGGTCATCAGCAATTCACCCATCACGCCCAGGACGCCCACGACACGCTTCAGCGGGCGGGCGTTCGGCGTGCTCGCTCGGCGACCACGCCTGGGCGCGACGGCTTCAGCTTCGGGCGAATTGGTCACGCTTAGAGTCTATTGAAGATGCGCACGGCAGAGGTCACGCACGGTGAACCCGCAGAATTGCCAGTCTGTGACGGTAAGATCAGTCTCATGGCTCGAACGAACCCCCGCACCAAGCCCGCCCGCAACGAGGTTGCCCGCTCTGGCGAGGAAGCACCCAACTCTGTCTGGTTCAAACCGGTCATGTTTGGCTTCATGCTGCTCGGCCTCGCCTGGATCATCGTGTTCTACGTGAGCCAAAGCCAGCTGCCGATCGCGGCGCTGGGTTCCTGGAACATCATGGTGGGCTTCGGCATCGCCTTCGTCGGCTTTCTCATGACCACGCGCTGGCGCTAGATCGCCCGTTCCACCCGCACGCCTGTCGCTAATGACAACCGTGTAATTATCCCCAGTTTGTGGATAACCTGTGGATAACTTAAGCCGCCTGTCGAGTCGGCGGCAGCTCTCGCTAGAGGTAGCTGAGCACCTTGAGGGTGCCCAGCAGAGCGAGCGCAATCACGAGGCCGGCTATCAGGGCAACCTGCAGCCAGGTCTGCTTGAGCCTGCGGGTCTTCATGAAGATGAGACCCATTAGCGCTCCCCCGATCAGGCCACCGAGATGCGCCTGCCAGGCGATGTTGAGACCGGGGATGAACCCGATCACGAAGTTGATGCCGAGCAGCACGAGCAACTGCGTGGCATTTCCGCCGAGGCCGCGTT is a genomic window containing:
- a CDS encoding cell division protein CrgA is translated as MARTNPRTKPARNEVARSGEEAPNSVWFKPVMFGFMLLGLAWIIVFYVSQSQLPIAALGSWNIMVGFGIAFVGFLMTTRWR
- a CDS encoding peptidoglycan D,D-transpeptidase FtsI family protein; translated protein: MNRELKRVSVVVMLMFVALLSSTSIVQAFQSDNLSADARNTRTLLDSYSVERGAILVNGDPIAQSMPADDDYKFLRTYSNGPLYAPITGFIPINGAPTGLEHALNGELTGTSNAQFFDKISAIVTGVDPKGAAVETTIDPVAQQAAWDALGDKTGSVVVLEPKTGRVLAMVSKPSFDPNLLTVHNNTDVTNSYQALLADAGDPLINRAVNSLNPPGSVFKIVVVAAALESGKFTPDSEFPNPTSFQLPGSSSLVTNSGGGTCGGGDTVTIATALRLSCNIPMAELGLQLGDDAIRAQAEKFGFNESSSIPLDVTQSKYPAVLDDAQTALSAFGQTDVRATPLQMAVVSAAIANEGVAMKPNLVDEILAPDLSPLQTFEPEVLRRVMSVETAATLSTMMVNGVQDGAASNARIDGVKVAGKTGTAENGSTEPYTLWFTGFAPADDPQYAITVLVEDGGGMGQTGFGNLLAAPVAQQVLEAVLNK
- a CDS encoding FtsW/RodA/SpoVE family cell cycle protein; translated protein: MPASSRVQAPTARPGSKPDKVRRLHLPQKMRNLELFLVLIACSINAGAVVLVQLGALGQIDTTLVLLGASLSILVLTLHVVMRFVARDADPFILPIATLLNGLGIAMIYRIDIADGAAGWSSAAVRQTAWSALAIACAIVVILVIRNHRILFRYTYIAGFVAVILLLLPLAPGLGREVSGARVWIGIGEFATFQPGEIAKIALAIFFAGYLVRNRDSLSMVGKRFMGMHFPRLRDLGPILVVWALSMSVIIFQRDLGTALLYFGLFLVMLYLATGRLSWVVLGMALFLGGAILASQTLTYVNGRFTNWLDAMNPDVYNAQGGSFQLVQGLFGLAKGGLLGTGLGQGRPDLTPVPQSDYIIASLGEELGLAGVFAILALYLLFVARGFRIGFAGQDDFGKLLAVGLSFVVALQCFIVIGGVTRVIPLTGLTTPFLAAGGSSLVANWIIAALLLRLSDTVRNQPRLVI
- a CDS encoding class E sortase, whose amino-acid sequence is MTNSPEAEAVAPRRGRRASTPNARPLKRVVGVLGVMGELLMTAGVLVMLFIGWQLWWNDMLMANEQSNAAAEISQNWIDEAQQHSQDDATPPPADQTGPVDYGDPIVSAAPGDAQAFAVLYVPRYGADYHRTVAQGTGHNVLNSTTLGIGHYPDTQMPGEVGNFAVAAHRSAYGGGMHLINELQLGDAIYVQTADGYYTYRFRDLEYVPPSAVGVLAPVPNQPGVAPVDRIITLTSCNPLFSTAERIIAYGVYESWQPTSAGAPAELAPIIAAQAQG
- a CDS encoding protein kinase domain-containing protein; its protein translation is MRPTSGLTFGGRYELQSRIAIGGMGEVWKSTDLVIGRTVAIKILKDEYLGDPGFLERFRAEARHAALVNHEGIANVFDYGEEDGSAFLVMELVPGEALSTILEREHVLPTDKVLDIVAQTSLALHAAHAAGLVHRDIKPGNLLITPEGRVKITDFGIARIADQVPLTATGQVMGTVQYLSPEQASGHPASPTTDIYSIGIVAYESLAGRRPFTGESQVAIAMAQINETAPELPATVSEPVRNLVFACLAKNPAERPASAAHLARAASALRRGDVAAAAVAVPGVLGGESLTAATMLMPGGNDQATTMMPASAAGTRSDAVAADAKTKKKGPWSWSLITLIIVLALVLAGAIFALVSQNNDTPAPTETSSSPSPSATPSRTPTPEPTPTPTPTSNTMQVNLADFVGLTSEEARTKLDGMGFVANVEDGNASTSAEQVVGTVYSVNPTGPVRKGETIDVKVYSAAAAPATPSTAPTQGTPAAGTAVAPAGTVTFSWPAQSCPSGQTLAGYEVEATNGATVSSANPSEETTATFVAGTENFYVSYSYFCGQVQSASSPQSAKVLVTGATN
- a CDS encoding PP2C family protein-serine/threonine phosphatase, which codes for MATVIHSAAASHVGKVRTNNQDSGYSGHNLFVVADGMGGHAGGDVASSIAVKRIIEADTEYSSAADAEFALQAALIGANAQLAETVFEHAELTGMGTTVSALVVLDNEVAIAHIGDSRIYLLRDDELSQITIDHTFVQRLVDSGRITEQEAMVHPRRSVLMRVLGDVDSSPEIDTSILATLPGDRWLICSDGLTGVVSHSAMANALSSGLTAQDVADRLVKESLDGGAPDNVTVVIVDVGDAAERDDTPTVVGSAAAPLAFGEEPVRNRPLRIPALRLHPVRETHFEPDSQDYLSELIEEDARRARRRKITWLVAVILLVLAIASATFLGYRWTQTRYFVGVEGSTVAIYQGVQQDIGPIQLSSVYEDTNLELSSLRVYDRQQVEKTISAASLAEAQLIIERLHNASQ
- a CDS encoding anthranilate synthase component II, whose product is MARILVIDNYDSFVYTLNGYLMELGAETVVMRNDAFAPSEAAEQLAGYDGVLLSPGPGKPADAGVSVAMVRAALESGVPLFGVCLGHQAIAEAFGATVTNAEELMHGKTSRITHDESDFYEGVPQPFTATRYHSLAVVDSTVPKELVVTSRTEGGVIMGLRHESAPILGVQFHPESVLTEGGYRMVGNWLALAGLPAAREKAKGLHPLLRLT
- the pknB gene encoding Stk1 family PASTA domain-containing Ser/Thr kinase, yielding MSDVHIGTDSRLGRTVAIKLLKSSLAADPAFRTRFRQEAQAAARMAHPTIVRVFDAGEETVTDDNGTVSQVPFIVMEHVDGRLLKDIIREGPIDSVESVRIITGVLTALEYSHRAGVVHRDIKPGNIMITKSGQVKVMDFGIARAISDSSTTVAQTTAILGTASYFSPEQAKGESVDARTDLYSTGVVLFEMLTGRPPFRGDTPVAVAYQHVSETPVKPSSINPKVSPALDYVVAHALAKDRFSRYQSAVEFRNDVDTAGEGHIPTDRSSDEAGGGLFGSAPTLESGSVLAIKQLSEDQTMVRTQRRPPVIWVWAGIVAVVVIVVSVMFWVYTLTPSTEIPDNSRRIPVLTGQTYDQAQNTLLDLDLAATKAEETSATVPADEVIRTVPPAGTVVQPAEVIKVYVSTGAVPVAVPDVVNLSIADAQAAIEAAGLVSGSVTRENSPTVAADVVMSTDPEAQAAEVAGVTVNYIVSSGLVTLSDMTGQSLSAATDLVGGETLRLVATPDPDYTCEQAPGSPVTNQSLAPGDVPQNTEISLTYCAG